The Phyllopteryx taeniolatus isolate TA_2022b chromosome 2, UOR_Ptae_1.2, whole genome shotgun sequence nucleotide sequence AAATTAAGAGGCTGACATTCAGTTATCTTTTCTTGAATGAGATTTTATTTCACACTTCAACTACGTTCAGGAGTTCTGTCACGTTAGGTTTATGACTTGTGTCCTGGACTTAACAGGATATAAAAACCGCAAGTGAAGTCAATATCAGTGTCAGCTCTATAGTGATGCAATAACTTGTATATGTCATTTTTCTGTTATTGGACATTAGTTATTCAAGaaatttacactgcaggttTTTGTTTAACTCATTAGTTAATGTTGTAAAAATATTATATGATATTTTCTATATGACAGTGAAGACTTTTGAAGCAACTGCATGGCCTGAAGTTGATTTCCTTGAATATAACATAAGAATGTTCTAAATGTTTCCAAAGCTATATGCTTTGTTACTGTTCCGTGCGCATACTCTTTTCACTTCCTTTTGGTAGCCTTTCTCACTCAGACAGCTGCAGCCACAGAGGCAGAGAGAGCTGAACGCGGACCAGAAAACATCAGGAAGGAAATAGCGAGTGAGCTGAGACTGACCAAGAACTCCCGAAATCCTGTCCTGACGTCAGATATGTCCAGGTTGGACGCGACAGAAACGTTTGATGGAATAAAGTTTCCTGGACACCTGCACACGCAGGAGTCTTTGCAGCTCGCTCTCAGATTCCCTTTTCAAGACACGGACATCGTCATTGTCTCCTATCCAAAGTCAGGTGAGGAAAGCCAAGAACTTGTTTAGCGGGCATGTGTATCTCTTTTTATAATTGTTcctacaaagttggaagcatggAATTGTCCTACGATGTCTTGAGAAGATGAAGACAATTTTGGAATAAAGGAGGTTCAAGAGTTGCAATTCGTGTCATTCTTAGGAGTGTgattaatagaataattttgCACACTTTTGAACATACTGAAAGAGAGTCGGTGGAATTCAAggtatttttttccaggtaccaCATGGATGCAGCAAATGGTAACTCTGATCTCCAACAAAGGGGATCCACACATGTGCCAAACGGTCCCAAACTGGGCTCGTGCGCCTTGGCTGGAGCACCATTACAGCGCAGCGCTTGTCGACACCTTAAGCCGACCTCGGGTTATCACCACTCACCTGCCTCATCGCATGCTGGCCCGGGCTCTCCGGGGCTCCAAAGCTAGGGTCCGCTTGGCACTCCTTACACCGGTTTGCAACAGACAAAGTACAATCTACACAGTTTGATGTTGTTCCTCCTCGCAGGTGATTTATGTGAGCAGAAACCCAAAAGATGTAGTGGTCTCTTTTTACCACTTccacaaaatggccaacttcctgccGGAGGCTGGTTCCTTTCAAGACTTTTTGAACACATTTCTGGAGGGCACAGGTACGCTACAAAtaaatatgtgtttgttttttttgtttttgttttgttaaataaatgaataaatgatattttctgaaatgtttcagTGCATTTTGGCTCCTGGTTTGACCATGTCAAAGGATGGACGAGCCAATTAGGAGCTATGACAAATCTGCTTCATGTGACCTATGAAGAGATGTCAATGGTAATTGCGAAAGGATGTTAACGTAACATATCATATAACATATGAATACGCTCAGGAACATGCGGTAGTCATGTGTATGTTCAACTCTCGGGAACAGTGGATTCACAGACGAGCAGGGTGCAAAGTCCCACTTTCTGCTCCTTTCTTTTAGGACTTTCAAGGCTCAATTGTGAAGGTGAGCGCTTTCCTTCAGTGTCCCCTGGTGGAGGATGAGGTGAATAGCTGTGCGAGACACTGCAGCTTCAGCAGCATGAGAGACAACAGGATGATCAACTGCACCCTCATTCCTCATGAGATCCTGGACCACAGCAAGGGCTCCTTCATGAGGAGCGGTGAGGCCTTACGTGTTGTATATAGATAGAAAAGGAGAAAATACAGTATCATCACTGGCCAATTACTGTTGCTCTCCTCTCTTGTAGGTAAAGTTGGTGACTGGAGAAACATGTTCACAGAGGAGCAGAATGAACACTTTGAGAGGGTTCTGATGGGAAAGATGCAGGGTTGctctgtggagtttgtgtgGGAAGATGCAGCTCAAAGGTAGCTTCACATAAAACAGCATGGAGACACAAAGAGCTTGTATGTGCCTGCGCCAAGACAATCACCTGGCAccccttgttttttgtttgtttgctttaaggcatcaagtgtgaaactaaacaaccaaataaatgttttattatccATGCTTAATTCTGAAAGGATGTCTGGCGGTCAACTCTTTTGAAATTCTGCCACAATTTTATGTCATGGTGGGGCTAATTCATCTACATAAGACAAACAGGGGATACCCCTAAACATGGGCTACATTCAGCATGACATGAACAGGATGTGTGAAATGTAATCTAATTCTTCAGCCTTGGGCTAGGTTGACGAACACAAGTCACAGATCTGTTTTTAAGACACCTAGGAACTTTTTTCAgtcattatatattatatataattgcgaaaagtgttttgtttgttttgtgcgcTTAATGTGTAGGAGCACAATTTCCATTGGTTTGCTGTGCACTCATAAAAGTCCACACTGGACCAGAAGatgcgcatgcacgcacacagcCATGTGTGAAGCCACTTTGCACCTTGCTATTTATCAGCCTTCTGCTACAGGGAAGGGCACAAAAGGGTCAAGCTTGTGTCAGTGTTGATTGCATTAGGAGAGATGGCGCAGCTTGTGTTTTATTTAGATTGGCGGCTGAGTGTGCATTGCTTCAAGTCCGAAGCAAGCCATATTGCAACTGTTGCACTCTTCTCACTGCGAGAAGAATTCAACAGATGaaacaatttcattcattcaagccCTTTTTCCTGTGTCAAAGCAAAACCTGCAGTGATTCCATACAATGCTGCACAATGCTGTTCATGCTTGATTCATCAAGTTGGTTTTTTGTAATCTTTGGATGTGCTGTGATTAAATAATTGAAGCAAAATACTTGCTTATGGAGACATTGTATTGGCAGACATAGAGGATTGAACACGCAATAATAAACTGTTTCGTTATGAAGTTATAAGCACATCATTGCACATTCTCTTTTTATAAGGTAACATAAAGTAAGTGAACCCAAACTCCAGTATGATGTTATCAAGACGAAGAGGAAATTTCTCAGTCACACGTGACAGCTAAACACACACTTTTATATTCTATTACTACTTGTGTCTCCAAACCCAGGCCGTCATATTTGTGAAGGATGTGggtgttttccttttctttttcttcacttttccaGGTGAAAGGTTTCAACATCCACACTTTTCCGACTGTTATCATAATCAATATTACCCTAGCCCCCCAAATGTTCCAGTACGACTCCCCCACATCTCCACACTTTTGCGAGAGCTTACTTCGCCTCacctaaaaacactttttttttggtcattgtaGGACATGGTCACATCAATGAAATAGTAGCTATAATTAAATATGACTATTCTttagtatactgtacagtagctTTAATGTGATTGaaggctgggatgggctccggcacacctagtgaggacaaagcggtacagaaaatggatggatggacgtgtatgtcttccccccccccctttttttttttttttttttttttttttaggaaaaaagacCTCTAACCTACTTAGATTAGAGTGTTTTGcaaccaaaaatatttgtttgtaagATTTAATGTAAAAAACGAGGGATGGATGGCTAATATTCAAACAACAAATCATTTGTATTTACATTCCACGCAATTATTTATGAAGTTTAATTTTTAAGTTATGAAGTTGAAACATTGCATCCTTTCAACAGACTTCAGTAGTTGAGTTATACAGAAATGTCATgacctttttcttgttttcagaACGAgaacaatatttaaaatgttaggtTTGAGTTACAGTATTTACAACTTGCTTGCAACCATACACTGCATAATTTTGCTTTCAACAGCAGAAAGAGACTGTCAGCCATGAGCGCGCTTCACGAGTGATGGAGCTCCGAAAATCCACTGTGAGACTGGTTGAGAGTAATGGCTTTGACAGGGATATTCATATTTTAGAGGCCACGGAGGCGAACCTCCTGCACCCTGCTGCAGAGCTGCTAAAAGAGGACTTCTTTAAAAGCCagctgctccttttttttttttttgttccagcaACAGATAACCAAAATAGACCAAAACATTCTGGTCAACCTTTAAGCAGATAAAGAGCTGACACTATAGGTTTGTCGATCGTACAATTATTTTCCATGTGAAAGATTTTTCACTGAATTCCAGCGACTACATGATTTTGTCAAAAAGACAATATTTCATGACGCGTTTGTATTGTGCTGCACTGTGAAAAACTGCCTTACGTATTTGTTTTGCAGTACTTACAGAGCCAGTAAAataatttctatattttttctaaattaatgaatgaattaaagtgCTGAAAGcatatgcaaagactgagaacaatgtagTACAGCATTGCATTAAActctttttttactttctcaGTTGACCGGGTTTTTTTGGGCAGGGTTAAAAGGAGGGTTTGCCACTTCCTTATCGATAATAACTTGGGCCATTTCTACTACCACAGCGTGCAGTTGGCCCTCAAACTATGCCTACAACCTGAAAAATGCACCGTCCCTGAATTGTTGTGTTATTTGAGCTACAGTGTCTCTGTCCTGTGCCGCCATGCGCGGCAGGTAGCGAAGCAGCGGCGAACCGGGTGGCACCGCAGCCCCACGCCAGCCCACCAGCAGATAGAGGAGCTGCCCGTGGTCCGGCCCACAGGCGTTGGTGCCTGTTCATTCGCCAAAGCGGCCTCACAAGGGAGACACCTCAGGGAAAGATCACTGTTTATTACGTGCTTTAGTTAATGAGCTGACAGGCTAGCAAGCTCATGAGCCAGCGAGCTCACCAGTACGGCATCGGCTCGTCCAATATCGCTGCCTGTCACTTGGTTTTGTGTCTTGATTGCGTCCACATAAGAGCGACACATAAGGGAACGTTAACGGTTTGACAGACACAGCGATGGTCAACTTGTGGCTGTGCGAGCCACTGACAGCTGAAGGTTCCGCAGAGCGCCCTCAGCAGTCACGCCAACGCCATCCTGCAACTGGAGGGGGCGGGctctatttttcatggtttttcattttttattcattcaaatttgacggacttctcttctctgtggtgttcattcattcgttcattcattttccataccgcttatcctcagtagggtcgggg carries:
- the sult5a1 gene encoding sulfotransferase family 5A, member 1 — encoded protein: MSRLDATETFDGIKFPGHLHTQESLQLALRFPFQDTDIVIVSYPKSGTTWMQQMVTLISNKGDPHMCQTVPNWARAPWLEHHYSAALVDTLSRPRVITTHLPHRMLARALRGSKARVIYVSRNPKDVVVSFYHFHKMANFLPEAGSFQDFLNTFLEGTVHFGSWFDHVKGWTSQLGAMTNLLHVTYEEMSMDFQGSIVKVSAFLQCPLVEDEVNSCARHCSFSSMRDNRMINCTLIPHEILDHSKGSFMRSGKVGDWRNMFTEEQNEHFERVLMGKMQGCSVEFVWEDAAQR